From the Scylla paramamosain isolate STU-SP2022 chromosome 15, ASM3559412v1, whole genome shotgun sequence genome, one window contains:
- the LOC135107614 gene encoding uncharacterized protein LOC135107614: MEVVGILIRNSSNETRNSHLHETLQDKGTRRRDSDGGGYERQCESRQERVDTLRISETRRLLLPTTHHAQADMKWIATLAVAAAVVGLSSAVDICPAPFVNYDPDSVVPKCLLFLTTYGTWHSMLSTCEMMMGTLAVVDGDLHNIVYHHILDTPALTDKCFWIGGTDEVLEGTWRWEHDSSKIPMGGPHWDPCEPEPNGGTRENYLAICPTRYYYKDYPGDREHHAICQYFF, from the exons ATGGAAGTTGTCGGTATACTAATACGTAATTCCTCGAATGAGACACGTAACTCTCATCTCCATGAAACCTTGCAAGATAAGGGAACCCGAAGACGGGACAGTGACGGGGGTGGATACGAGAGGCAGTGTGAGAGTCGCCAGGAGCGTGTCGACACACTACGTATATCTGAGACGCGACGCCTGCTGCTCCCCACAACGCACCACGCTCAGGCCGACATGAAGTGGATAGCGACGCTTGCTGTGGCCGCAG CCGTTGTTGGCCTCTCCTCGGCAGTGG ATATATGTCCGGCTCCCTTCGTTAATTATGATCCTGATTCAGTGGTGCCCAAGTGCCTCTTGTTCCTCACCACCTATGGCACTTGGCATTCCATGCTCAGCACCTGCGAAATGATGATGGGCACTCTCGCTGTGGTGGACGGGGACCTCCACAACATCGTCTACCATCACATTCTTGACACTCCAG CCTTGACGGATAAATGCTTCTGGATCGGAGGCACGGACGAAGTCCTGGAGGGGAC cTGGCGGTGGGAGCACGATAGCTCAAAGATACCTATGGGCGGCCCTCACTGGGATCCCTGCGAGCCGGAACCCAACGGAGGCACTAGGGAAAATTACCTGGCCATCTGCCCTACTAGATATTACTACAAGGACTATCCAGGAGACCGCGAGCACCACGCCATCTGTCAGTACTTTTTCTGA
- the LOC135107615 gene encoding uncharacterized protein LOC135107615, producing MEVVGILIRNSSNETRNSHLHETLQDKGTRRRDSDGGGYERQCESRQERVDTLRISETRRLLLPTTHHAQADMKWIATLAVAAAVVGLSSAVDICPAPFVNYDPDSVVPKCLLFLTTYGTWYTMLSTCEIVNGSLAMVNGDLHNIVYKHIIDTPALTDRCFWIGGTDEAMEGTWRWEYDGSKIPMSGPHWDPCSQEPNGGTRENYLAICPKKYYYSDYPGSSQHHAVCQYFY from the exons ATGGAAGTTGTCGGTATACTAATACGTAATTCCTCGAATGAGACACGTAACTCTCATCTCCATGAAACCTTGCAAGATAAGGGAACCCGAAGACGGGACAGTGACGGGGGTGGATACGAGAGGCAGTGTGAGAGTCGCCAGGAGCGTGTCGACACACTACGTATATCTGAGACGCGACGCCTGCTGCTCCCCACAACGCACCACGCTCAGGCCGACATGAAGTGGATAGCGACGCTTGCTGTGGCCGCAG CCGTTGTTGGCCTCTCCTCGGCAGTGG ATATATGTCCGGCTCCCTTCGTTAATTATGATCCTGATTCAGTGGTGCCCAAGTGCCTCTTGTTCCTCACCACCTATGGCACGTGGTATACCATGCTCAGCACCTGCGAAATAGTGAATGGCTCCCTCGCTATGGTGAACGGGGACCTCCACAACATCGTCTACAAGCATATTATTGACACTCCAG CCTTGACGGATAGATGCTTTTGGATCGGAGGCACTGACGAAGCCATGGAGGGAAC cTGGCGGTGGGAGTACGATGGCTCAAAGATACCTATGAGCGGCCCTCACTGGGATCCCTGCTCTCAGGAACCCAACGGAGGCACTAGGGAAAATTACCTGGCCATCTGTCCGAAGAAGTATTACTACAGTGACTATCCAGGAAGCAGCCAACACCACGCTGTCTGTCAGTACTTTTACTAA
- the LOC135107617 gene encoding perlucin-like protein isoform X2 produces MKWTASLAVAAALCLASVQATCPNGFVNFGDGNEDVCIFFFRAKDTWHGMKSSCQLLGSDLATLTGNLHTKVIEYINDQPAEDLRDETFWIGGTDEVMDGTWRWTHDNSQIPLGTPHWYPCNRHEEPDGGTSQNFLCLPNPKFYFHSCDGNAKYMGICQIFPAL; encoded by the exons ATGAAGTGGACAGCATCCCTCGCCGTGGCCGCAG CGCTCTGTCTCGCCTCAGTTCAGG CCACGTGTCCCAATGGCTTCGTTAACTTCGGAGACGGGAACGAGGACgtatgcatctttttttttcgggccAAGGACACGTGGCATGGCATGAAGTCGTCTTGCCAACTTCTGGGATCGGACTTGGCCACGCTGACGGGCAACCTGCACACCAAGGTGATCGAGTACATCAACGATCAGCCAG CCGAGGACCTGAGGGACGAGACGTTCTGGATAGGAGGGACAGACGAAGTAATGGACGGCAC CTGGAGGTGGACACATGACAACTCACAAATTCCTCTCGGCACGCCCCACTGGTACCCTTGCAACAGGCACGAGGAACCTGACGGCGGCACGAGTCAGAATTTCCTGTGCCTCCCCAACCCAAAATTCTACTTCCACAGCTGTGATGGCAACGCGAAATATATGGGGATCTGTCAAATCTTCCCTGCATTATGA
- the LOC135107617 gene encoding perlucin-like protein isoform X1, protein MKWTASLAVAAAALCLASVQATCPNGFVNFGDGNEDVCIFFFRAKDTWHGMKSSCQLLGSDLATLTGNLHTKVIEYINDQPAEDLRDETFWIGGTDEVMDGTWRWTHDNSQIPLGTPHWYPCNRHEEPDGGTSQNFLCLPNPKFYFHSCDGNAKYMGICQIFPAL, encoded by the exons ATGAAGTGGACAGCATCCCTCGCCGTGGCCGCAG CCGCGCTCTGTCTCGCCTCAGTTCAGG CCACGTGTCCCAATGGCTTCGTTAACTTCGGAGACGGGAACGAGGACgtatgcatctttttttttcgggccAAGGACACGTGGCATGGCATGAAGTCGTCTTGCCAACTTCTGGGATCGGACTTGGCCACGCTGACGGGCAACCTGCACACCAAGGTGATCGAGTACATCAACGATCAGCCAG CCGAGGACCTGAGGGACGAGACGTTCTGGATAGGAGGGACAGACGAAGTAATGGACGGCAC CTGGAGGTGGACACATGACAACTCACAAATTCCTCTCGGCACGCCCCACTGGTACCCTTGCAACAGGCACGAGGAACCTGACGGCGGCACGAGTCAGAATTTCCTGTGCCTCCCCAACCCAAAATTCTACTTCCACAGCTGTGATGGCAACGCGAAATATATGGGGATCTGTCAAATCTTCCCTGCATTATGA
- the LOC135107617 gene encoding perlucin-like protein isoform X3: MAAAVVGHLTGSAATCPNGFVNFGDGNEDVCIFFFRAKDTWHGMKSSCQLLGSDLATLTGNLHTKVIEYINDQPAEDLRDETFWIGGTDEVMDGTWRWTHDNSQIPLGTPHWYPCNRHEEPDGGTSQNFLCLPNPKFYFHSCDGNAKYMGICQIFPAL; this comes from the exons ATGGCTGCAGCAGTGGTAGGTCACCTCACGGGAAGTGCAG CCACGTGTCCCAATGGCTTCGTTAACTTCGGAGACGGGAACGAGGACgtatgcatctttttttttcgggccAAGGACACGTGGCATGGCATGAAGTCGTCTTGCCAACTTCTGGGATCGGACTTGGCCACGCTGACGGGCAACCTGCACACCAAGGTGATCGAGTACATCAACGATCAGCCAG CCGAGGACCTGAGGGACGAGACGTTCTGGATAGGAGGGACAGACGAAGTAATGGACGGCAC CTGGAGGTGGACACATGACAACTCACAAATTCCTCTCGGCACGCCCCACTGGTACCCTTGCAACAGGCACGAGGAACCTGACGGCGGCACGAGTCAGAATTTCCTGTGCCTCCCCAACCCAAAATTCTACTTCCACAGCTGTGATGGCAACGCGAAATATATGGGGATCTGTCAAATCTTCCCTGCATTATGA